A DNA window from Arachis hypogaea cultivar Tifrunner chromosome 18, arahy.Tifrunner.gnm2.J5K5, whole genome shotgun sequence contains the following coding sequences:
- the LOC114925764 gene encoding pentatricopeptide repeat-containing protein At3g29230-like: MEGVGMRVDDGFLISILTACAESGMAVLGKRIHASVERRRFRCSTKVLNAFIDMYAKCGCVDVALGVFSRIEKKDLVPWNSIIQGLDMHECGEKALELFTRMVHESFEPDKYTFIGLLCACTHAGLVNEGILLLLNGESAWDCSSS; this comes from the coding sequence ATGGAGGGAGTTGGGATGAGGGTTGATGATGGGTTTCTGATAAGTATTTTGACTGCATGTGCCGAGTCTGGAATGGCCGTGTTAGGGAAAAGAATTCATGCTTCTGTTGAGAGGCGGAGGTTTAGATGTAGCACTAAGGTGTTGAACGCATTCATCGATATGTATGCGAAGTGTGGTTGTGTGGATGTTGCCCTTGGTGTCTTTAGTAGGATTGAAAAGAAAGATTTGGTGCCTTGGAATTCCATAATTCAAGGGTTAGACATGCATGAATGTGGTGAGAAAGCACTTGAGCTTTTCACTAGGATGGTACATGAGAGTTTTGAACCGGACAAATATACGTTCATTGGCCTTTTATGTGCTTGCACCCATGCAGGCCTTGTCAATGAGGGCATATTACTTCTATTGAATGGAGAAAGTGCATGGGATTGTTCCTCAAGTTGA